From the Solanum pennellii chromosome 4, SPENNV200 genome, one window contains:
- the LOC107017184 gene encoding premnaspirodiene oxygenase codes for MQFLSLASIFLFLSFLFLLRKWKNSNSQSKKLPPGPWKLPLLGSMLHMVGGLPHHVLRDLAKKYGPLMHLQLGEVSAVVVTSPDMAKEVLKTHDIAFASRPKLLAPEIVCYNRSDIAFCPYGDYWRQMRKICVLELLSAKNVRSYSSIRRDEVDRLVNFIRSSSSSDEPVNFTERLFLFTSSMTCRSAFGKVFKEQDKFIQLIKEVIGLAGGFDVADIFPSLKFLHVLSGMKGKIMNAHHKVDAIVEDVINEHKKNIAMGKTNGALGGEDLIDVLLRLMNDGGLQFPITNDNIKAIIFDMFAAGTETSSSTLVWAMVQLMKNPSVFAKAQAEVREAFKDRETFDENDVEELKYLKLVIKETLRLHPPVPLLVPRECREETDINGYTIPVKTKVMVNVWALGRDPKYWDDAESFKPERFEQSSVDFIGNNFEYLPFGGGRRICPGISFGLANVYLPLAQLLYHFDWKLPNGMEPKDLNLTELVGVTAARKDDLILVATPYQQ; via the exons ATGCAATTCTTGAGCTTGGCttccattttcctttttttatcttttctgtTTTTGTTAAGGAAATGGAAAAACTCGAATAGCCAATCGAAAAAATTGCCTCCAGGTCCATGGAAACTTCCTTTACTAGGAAGTATGCTTCATATGGTTGGTGGACTTCCACACCATGTTCTTAGAGATTTAGCCAAAAAGTATGGACCACTTATGCATCTTCAACTTGGTGAAGTCTCTGCTGTTGTTGTTACTTCTCCTGATATGGCGAAAGAAGTACTGAAAACTCATGACATCGCTTTTGCATCTAGGCCTAAACTTTTGGCCCCGGAGATTGTTTGTTACAACAGGTCTGATATTGCGTTTTGCCCCTATGGAGATTACTGGAGACAAATGCGTAAAATTTGTGTCTTGGAATTGTTGAGTGCCAAGAATGTCCGGTCATACAGCTCTATTAGGCGCGATGAAGTTGATCGTCTTGTTAATTTTATCAGGTCATCTTCGTCTTCGGATGAGCCGGTTAATTTTACTGAAAGGTTGTTTTTGTTCACAAGTTCCATGACATGTAGATCAGCATTTGGGAAAGTGTTTAAAGAACAGGACAAATTTATACAACTAATCAAAGAAGTGATTGGGTTAGCAGGAGGATTCGATGTGGCTGATATCTTCCCGTCATTGAAGTTTCTCCATGTGCTTAGTGGAATGAAAGGTAAAATAATGAATGCTCATCATAAGGTAGATGCAATTGTTGAAGATGTAATCAATGAGCACAAGAAGAACATTGCAATGGGGAAAACTAATGGTGCATTAGGTGGTGAAGATCTAATTGATGTTCTTTTAAGACTTATGAATGATGGAGGCCTTCAATTTCCGATCACCAACGACAACATCAAAGCTATTATCTTC GACATGTTTGCTGCGGGAACAGAGACTTCATCATCAACACTAGTGTGGGCAATGGTGCAACTGATGAAAAATCCAAGTGTATTCGCCAAAGCTCAAGCAGAAGTGCGAGAAGCCTTTAAAGACAGAGAAACGTTCGATGAAAATGATGTGGAGGAGCTGAAATACTTGAAGTTAGTCATTAAAGAAACGCTAAGACTCCATCCACCAGTTCCACTTTTAGTCCCAAGAGAATGTAGGGAAGAGACGGATATAAACGGTTACACTATTCCTGTGAAGACCAAAGTCATGGTCAATGTTTGGGCATTGGGAAGAGATCCGAAATATTGGGATGATGCAGAAAGCTTTAAGCCAGAGAGATTTGAGCAGAGCTCTGTAGACTTTATTGGTAACAATTTTGAGTATCTTCCGTTTGGGGGTGGGAGAAGGATTTGTCCCGGGATATCATTTGGTTTAGCTAATGTTTATTTACCGTTGGCTCAATTGTTATATCACTTCGATTGGAAACTCCCTAACGGAATGGAGCCAAAAGACTTGAACTTGACTGAATTGGTTGGAGTAACTGCTGCCAGAAAAGATGACCTTATTTTGGTTGCCACTCCTTATCAACAATGA